The following are encoded in a window of Oncorhynchus keta strain PuntledgeMale-10-30-2019 unplaced genomic scaffold, Oket_V2 Un_contig_2998_pilon_pilon, whole genome shotgun sequence genomic DNA:
- the LOC127923536 gene encoding sarcoplasmic reticulum histidine-rich calcium-binding protein-like isoform X2: MLVFLALLAGQEGGDNDTLGEKVETTTHWARRWRQRHTGRDNDTLGEKVETTTHWARQRHTGREGGDNDTLGETTTHWARRWRQRHTGREGRDNDTQGEKVETTTHRARRWRQRHTGREGGDNDTQGEKVETTTHWARQRHTGREGGDNDTLGETTTHWAGRWRQRHTGREGGDNDTLGETTTHWAGRWRQRHTGRDNDTLGGKVETTTHWARRWRQRHTGRDNDTLGGKVETTTHWARQRHTGREGGDNDTLGEKVETTTHWARRWRQRHTGREGGDNDTLGEKVETTTHRARRWRQRHTDEASESDVQEVDIEEVQGEDMEA; encoded by the exons atgcttgtgttcctagctctgcTCGCAGGgcaagaaggtggagacaacgACACACTGGGCGAGAAG gtggagacaacgACACACTGGGCGAGAAGGTGGAGACAACGACACACTGGGCGAGACAACGACACACTGGGCGAGAAGGTGGAGACAACGACACACTGGGCGAGACAACGACACACTGGGCGGGAAGGTGGAGACAACGACACACTGGGCGAGACAACGACACACTGGGCGAGAAGGTGGAGACAACGACACACTGGGcgagaaggtagagacaacgaCACACAGGGCGAGAAGGTGGAGACAACGACACACAGGGCGAGAAG GTGGAGACAACGACACACTGGGCGAGAAGGTGGAGACAACGACACACAGGGCGAGAAGGTGGAGACAACGACACACTGGGCGAGACAACGACACACTGGGCGGGAAGGTGGAGACAACGACACACTGGGCGAGACAACGACACACTGGGCGGGAAGGTGGAGACAACGACACACTGGGCGAGAAGGTGGAGACAACGACACACTGGGCGAGACAACGACACACTGGGCGGGAAGGTGGAGACAACGACACACTGGGCGAGACAACGACACACTGGGCGGGAAGGTGGAGACAACGACACACTGGGCGAGAAGGTGGAGACAACGACACACTGGGCGAGACAACGACACACTGGGCGGGAAGGTGGAGACAACGACACACTGGGCGAGACAACGACACACTGGGCGAGAAGGTGGAGACAACGACACACTGGGcgagaag gtagagacaacgaCACACTGGGCGAGAAGGTGGAGACAACGACACACTGGGcgagaag GTGGAGACAACGACACACTGGGcgagaaggtagagacaacgaCACACAGGGCGAGAAGGTGGAGACAACGACACacagatgaggcctcagagtctgatgttcaagaggtggacattgaggaggtccagggagaagacatggaagcctga
- the LOC127923536 gene encoding uncharacterized protein LOC127923536 isoform X3, translated as MLVFLALLAGQEGGDNDTLGEKVETTTHWARRWRQRHTGRDNDTLGEKVETTTHWARQRHTGREGGDNDTLGETTTHWARRWRQRHTGREGRDNDTQGEKVETTTHRARRWRQRHTGREGGDNDTLGETTTHWAGRWRQRHTGRDNDTLGGKVETTTHWARRWRQRHTGRDNDTLGGKVETTTHWARQRHTGREGGDNDTLGEKVETTTHWARQRHTGREGGDNDTLGETTTHWARRWRQRHTGREGRDNDTLGEKVETTTHWARRWRQRHTGREGGDNDTLGEKVETTTHRARRWRQRHTDEASESDVQEVDIEEVQGEDMEA; from the exons atgcttgtgttcctagctctgcTCGCAGGgcaagaaggtggagacaacgACACACTGGGCGAGAAG gtggagacaacgACACACTGGGCGAGAAGGTGGAGACAACGACACACTGGGCGAGACAACGACACACTGGGCGAGAAGGTGGAGACAACGACACACTGGGCGAGACAACGACACACTGGGCGGGAAGGTGGAGACAACGACACACTGGGCGAGACAACGACACACTGGGCGAGAAGGTGGAGACAACGACACACTGGGcgagaaggtagagacaacgaCACACAGGGCGAGAAGGTGGAGACAACGACACACAGGGCGAGAAG GTGGAGACAACGACACACAGGGCGAGAAGGTGGAGACAACGACACACTGGGCGAGACAACGACACACTGGGCGGGAAGGTGGAGACAACGACACACTGGGCGAGACAACGACACACTGGGCGGGAAGGTGGAGACAACGACACACTGGGCGAGAAGGTGGAGACAACGACACACTGGGCGAGACAACGACACACTGGGCGGGAAGGTGGAGACAACGACACACTGGGCGAGACAACGACACACTGGGCGGGAAGGTGGAGACAACGACACACTGGGCGAGAAGGTGGAGACAACGACACACTGGGCGAGACAACGACACACTGGGCGGGAAGGTGGAGACAACGACACACTGGGCGAGACAACGACACACTGGGCGAGAAGGTGGAGACAACGACACACTGGGcgagaag gtagagacaacgaCACACTGGGCGAGAAG gtagagacaacgaCACACTGGGCGAGAAGGTGGAGACAACGACACACTGGGcgagaag GTGGAGACAACGACACACTGGGcgagaaggtagagacaacgaCACACAGGGCGAGAAG GTGGAGACAACGACACacagatgaggcctcagagtctgatgttcaagaggtggacattgaggaggtccagggagaagacatggaagcctga
- the LOC127923536 gene encoding uncharacterized protein LOC127923536 isoform X4, with translation MLVFLALLAGQEGGDNDTLGEKVETTTHWARRWRQRHTGRDNDTLGEKVETTTHWARQRHTGREGGDNDTLGETTTHWARRWRQRHTGREGRDNDTQGEKVETTTHRARRWRQRHTGREGGDNDTLGETTTHWAGRWRQRHTGRDNDTLGGKVETTTHWARRWRQRHTGRDNDTLGGKVETTTHWARQRHTGREGGDNDTLGEKVETTTHWARQRHTGREGGDNDTLGETTTHWARRWRQRHTGREGRDNDTLGEKVETTTHWARRWRQRHTGREGGDNDTLGEKVETTTHRARRWRQRHTGREGRDNDTQGEKVETTTHR, from the exons atgcttgtgttcctagctctgcTCGCAGGgcaagaaggtggagacaacgACACACTGGGCGAGAAG gtggagacaacgACACACTGGGCGAGAAGGTGGAGACAACGACACACTGGGCGAGACAACGACACACTGGGCGAGAAGGTGGAGACAACGACACACTGGGCGAGACAACGACACACTGGGCGGGAAGGTGGAGACAACGACACACTGGGCGAGACAACGACACACTGGGCGAGAAGGTGGAGACAACGACACACTGGGcgagaaggtagagacaacgaCACACAGGGCGAGAAGGTGGAGACAACGACACACAGGGCGAGAAG GTGGAGACAACGACACACAGGGCGAGAAGGTGGAGACAACGACACACTGGGCGAGACAACGACACACTGGGCGGGAAGGTGGAGACAACGACACACTGGGCGAGACAACGACACACTGGGCGGGAAGGTGGAGACAACGACACACTGGGCGAGAAGGTGGAGACAACGACACACTGGGCGAGACAACGACACACTGGGCGGGAAGGTGGAGACAACGACACACTGGGCGAGACAACGACACACTGGGCGGGAAGGTGGAGACAACGACACACTGGGCGAGAAGGTGGAGACAACGACACACTGGGCGAGACAACGACACACTGGGCGGGAAGGTGGAGACAACGACACACTGGGCGAGACAACGACACACTGGGCGAGAAGGTGGAGACAACGACACACTGGGcgagaag gtagagacaacgaCACACTGGGCGAGAAG gtagagacaacgaCACACTGGGCGAGAAGGTGGAGACAACGACACACTGGGcgagaag GTGGAGACAACGACACACTGGGcgagaaggtagagacaacgaCACACAGGGCGAGAAGGTGGAGACAACGACACACTGGGcgagaaggtagagacaacgaCACACAGGGCGAGAAGGTGGAGACAACGACACacagatga
- the LOC127923536 gene encoding sarcoplasmic reticulum histidine-rich calcium-binding protein-like isoform X5 yields MLVFLALLAGQEGGDNDTLGEKVETTTHRARRWRQRHTGREGGDNDTLGEKVETTTHRARRWRQRHTGRDNDTLGGKVETTTHWARQRHTGREGGDNDTLGEKVETTTHWARQRHTGREGGDNDTLGETTTHWAGRWRQRHTGREGGDNDTLGETTTHWAGRWRQRHTGRDNDTLGEKVETTTHWARRWRQRHTGREGRDNDTQGEKVETTTHRARRWRQRHTGREGGDNDTQGEKVETTTHWARRWRQRHTGREGRDNDTQGEKVETTTHWARRWRQRHTGREGRDNDTQGEKVETTTHWARR; encoded by the exons atgcttgtgttcctagctctgcTCGCAGGgcaagaaggtggagacaacgACACACTGGGCGAGAAG GTGGAGACAACGACACACAGGGCGAGAAGGTGGAGACAACGACACACAGGGCGAGAAGGTGGAGACAACGACACACTGGGCGAGAAGGTGGAGACAACGACACACAGGGCGAGAAGGTGGAGACAACGACACACTGGGCGAGACAACGACACACTGGGCGGGAAGGTGGAGACAACGACACACTGGGCGAGACAACGACACACTGGGCGGGAAGGTGGAGACAACGACACACTGGGCGAGAAGGTGGAGACAACGACACACTGGGCGAGACAACGACACACTGGGCGGGAAGGTGGAGACAACGACACACTGGGCGAGACAACGACACACTGGGCGGGAAGGTGGAGACAACGACACACTGGGCGAGAAGGTGGAGACAACGACACACTGGGCGAGACAACGACACACTGGGCGGGAAGGTGGAGACAACGACACACTGGGCGAGACAACGACACACTGGGCGAGAAGGTGGAGACAACGACACACTGGGcgagaag GTGGAGACAACGACACACTGGGcgagaaggtagagacaacgaCACACAGGGCGAGAAGGTGGAGACAACGACACACAGGGCGAGAAGGTGGAGACAACGACACACTGGGCGAGAAGGTGGAGACAACGACACACAGGGcgagaaggtagagacaacgaCACACTGGGCGAGAAGGTGGAGACAACGACACACTGGGcgagaaggtagagacaacgaCACACAGGGCGAGAAG gtagagacaacgaCACACTGGGCGAGAAGGTGGAGACAACGACACACTGGGcgagaaggtagagacaacgaCACACAGGGCGAGAAGGTGGAGACAACGACACACTGGGcgagaaggtag
- the LOC127923536 gene encoding uncharacterized protein LOC127923536 isoform X1: protein MLVFLALLAGQEGGDNDTLGEKVETTTHWARRWRQRHTGRDNDTLGEKVETTTHWARQRHTGREGGDNDTLGETTTHWARRWRQRHTGREGRDNDTQGEKVETTTHRARRWRQRHTGREGGDNDTLGETTTHWAGRWRQRHTGRDNDTLGGKVETTTHWARRWRQRHTGRDNDTLGGKVETTTHWARQRHTGREGGDNDTLGEKVETTTHWARQRHTGREGGDNDTLGETTTHWARRWRQRHTGREGRDNDTQGEKVETTTHRARRWRQRHTGREGRDNDTLGEKVETTTHWARRWRQRHTGREGRDNDTQGEKVETTTHWARR, encoded by the exons atgcttgtgttcctagctctgcTCGCAGGgcaagaaggtggagacaacgACACACTGGGCGAGAAG gtggagacaacgACACACTGGGCGAGAAGGTGGAGACAACGACACACTGGGCGAGACAACGACACACTGGGCGAGAAGGTGGAGACAACGACACACTGGGCGAGACAACGACACACTGGGCGGGAAGGTGGAGACAACGACACACTGGGCGAGACAACGACACACTGGGCGAGAAGGTGGAGACAACGACACACTGGGcgagaaggtagagacaacgaCACACAGGGCGAGAAGGTGGAGACAACGACACACAGGGCGAGAAG GTGGAGACAACGACACACAGGGCGAGAAGGTGGAGACAACGACACACTGGGCGAGACAACGACACACTGGGCGGGAAGGTGGAGACAACGACACACTGGGCGAGACAACGACACACTGGGCGGGAAGGTGGAGACAACGACACACTGGGCGAGAAGGTGGAGACAACGACACACTGGGCGAGACAACGACACACTGGGCGGGAAGGTGGAGACAACGACACACTGGGCGAGACAACGACACACTGGGCGGGAAGGTGGAGACAACGACACACTGGGCGAGAAGGTGGAGACAACGACACACTGGGCGAGACAACGACACACTGGGCGGGAAGGTGGAGACAACGACACACTGGGCGAGACAACGACACACTGGGCGAGAAGGTGGAGACAACGACACACTGGGcgagaaggtagagacaacgaCACACAGGGCGAGAAGGTGGAGACAACGACACACAGGGCGAGAAG GTGGAGACAACGACACACAGGGcgagaaggtagagacaacgaCACACTGGGCGAGAAGGTGGAGACAACGACACACTGGGcgagaag GTGGAGACAACGACACACTGGGcgagaaggtagagacaacgaCACACAGGGCGAGAAGGTGGAGACAACGACACACTGGGcgagaaggtag